From Perognathus longimembris pacificus isolate PPM17 chromosome 4, ASM2315922v1, whole genome shotgun sequence, one genomic window encodes:
- the LOC125349957 gene encoding 60S ribosomal protein L26-like, giving the protein MKFNPFVTSDQSKNRKRHFNAPSHIRRKIMSSPLSKELRQKYNVRSMPIRKDDEVQVVRGHYKGQQIGKVVQVYRKKYVIYIEWVQREKANGTTVHVGIHPSKVVITRLKLDKDCKKILERNAVPPSRKGKGQI; this is encoded by the coding sequence ATGAAGTTCAATCCCTTTGTCACTTCTGACCAAAGCAAGAACCGGAAAAGGCATTTCAATGCACCTTCCCACATTCGCAGGAAGATTAtgtcttctcctctttccaaaGAGCTGAGACAGAAGTACAATGTGCGGTCTATGCCCATCCGAAAGGATGATGAGGTGCAGGTTGTACGGGGACACTATAAAGGTCAGCAGATTGGCAAAGTGGTCCAGGTTTACAGGAAGAAGTATGTCATCTACATTGAATGGGTACAACGGGAAAAGGCCAATGGCACCACTGTCCATGTGGGCATTCACCCCAGCAAGGTGGTTATCACCAGGCTGAAACTGGACAAAGACTGCAAAAAGATCCTGGAACGGAATGCAGTCCCGCcaagtaggaaaggaaaagggcaaATATAA